The Panacibacter microcysteis genome includes a window with the following:
- a CDS encoding c-type cytochrome: MYKTVVYSVIIALSLPCIMGCNSGKALPSPDPGNGGIFLPGGFGAVVVADSTGPARHIAVSDNGDIYVKMRNSGRGEGNLALRDNDGDGKADSTAYFGDYDNEGSLSNCMRIHNGYLYFASELVVYRMLLTPGKLVPEGKMDTVFTEEDVRGSHWHITKPVAFDNSGHIYIPFGAPSNACQDLVRTPGGTPGFAGLDPCPELEEYAGIWQFEANKTNLTKKDGKKFATGIRSVVAMDFNSDDNKLYAAVHGRDDLHMLWPGRFTLWQSAVLPAEEFIRIEQGDNYGWPYSYYDQLQHKNVLAPEYGGDGKLPARDNTVKDPLIGFPGHWAPNDLLFYKGNQFPEHYKHGAFIAFHGSTNRSPYPQAGYIVAFVPFKNGQPNGDWEVFADGFAGTDTIINTGDAKYRPMGLAEGPDGSLYVTDSKKGKIWRIMYTGNKAAFGAAQFAAMEKRKANANIRTPDEVKDNLYKDKARPGQQVYRQYCVSCHQYNGEGDGTRFPPVKNSDWVAGDKTRLINVVLNGLDAPINVNGKAFSSIMPAHAFLKDEEIASVLTYLRQHFNNLADSVTAKNVMQVRNKSRQVMK; this comes from the coding sequence ATGTATAAAACTGTAGTCTATAGCGTTATTATTGCACTTTCGCTACCATGCATCATGGGCTGCAATAGCGGTAAGGCATTGCCGTCTCCTGATCCCGGTAACGGTGGCATCTTTTTACCAGGTGGCTTTGGTGCTGTAGTGGTTGCCGATAGTACAGGCCCGGCACGACACATAGCAGTGAGTGATAACGGCGATATTTACGTGAAGATGCGCAACTCCGGGCGTGGTGAAGGAAACCTTGCTTTAAGAGATAACGATGGCGATGGCAAAGCAGACTCAACTGCTTACTTTGGAGATTATGACAACGAAGGCAGTTTGTCTAACTGTATGCGCATACACAATGGCTACCTTTATTTTGCATCAGAACTTGTTGTATACCGCATGTTGCTTACACCGGGCAAACTGGTACCCGAAGGAAAGATGGACACCGTTTTTACAGAAGAAGACGTTCGCGGCTCTCACTGGCACATAACAAAACCCGTTGCATTTGATAACAGCGGCCACATTTATATTCCTTTTGGCGCACCTTCCAACGCCTGCCAGGATCTTGTAAGAACACCCGGCGGCACCCCGGGCTTTGCGGGTCTTGATCCATGTCCTGAACTGGAGGAATATGCAGGCATCTGGCAGTTCGAGGCAAACAAAACAAATCTTACAAAGAAAGACGGCAAAAAATTCGCCACGGGCATACGAAGTGTGGTAGCAATGGATTTCAACAGTGACGATAATAAATTATACGCAGCCGTACATGGCCGTGATGACTTGCACATGTTATGGCCCGGCAGGTTTACACTATGGCAGAGTGCTGTATTACCCGCAGAAGAATTTATACGCATAGAGCAGGGCGATAACTATGGCTGGCCATACAGTTACTATGACCAGTTACAACACAAAAATGTTCTGGCACCCGAGTATGGCGGTGATGGTAAATTGCCCGCCCGTGACAACACTGTAAAAGATCCACTCATCGGTTTTCCCGGTCACTGGGCACCCAATGACCTGCTTTTTTATAAAGGCAACCAGTTTCCCGAGCATTATAAACATGGTGCATTCATAGCATTCCATGGCAGCACCAACCGTTCACCTTACCCGCAGGCTGGTTATATTGTGGCATTTGTCCCTTTCAAAAACGGTCAGCCAAACGGCGACTGGGAGGTGTTTGCAGATGGCTTTGCGGGTACTGATACCATCATCAATACTGGCGATGCAAAATACCGCCCTATGGGCCTCGCAGAAGGGCCCGATGGGTCATTGTACGTTACTGATTCAAAAAAAGGAAAGATCTGGCGCATCATGTACACGGGCAATAAAGCTGCCTTTGGCGCAGCGCAGTTTGCAGCTATGGAAAAACGCAAAGCCAACGCCAATATACGCACGCCCGATGAGGTAAAAGACAACCTGTATAAAGACAAGGCAAGGCCGGGCCAGCAGGTCTACAGGCAATACTGCGTTTCCTGCCACCAGTACAATGGTGAAGGTGATGGTACACGTTTTCCTCCTGTAAAAAATTCTGATTGGGTTGCCGGCGATAAAACAAGATTGATCAATGTGGTATTAAACGGTCTCGATGCGCCCATCAACGTCAACGGTAAAGCGTTTAGCAGTATTATGCCGGCGCATGCTTTCTTAAAAGATGAGGAGATCGCGTCCGTGCTTACTTACCTGAGGCAACATTTTAATAACCTGGCAGATTCTGTTACGGCAAAAAACGTAATGCAGGTAAGAAACAAAAGTCGGCAGGTTATGAAGTGA
- a CDS encoding aminotransferase class V-fold PLP-dependent enzyme, producing MKRRTLLKNMSLLPLAGGVAGTLLSTETKAAPAPKRDVLAELGLRTFINAAGTYTAMTASLMPAEVMEAFQQSASEFVMLDEVQDKVGAKIAAICHAEAAMVTAGCWSAIVLGTAGVLTGADAKKIATLPYPEANGLKSEVIIQKSHSVGYDHAVTNTGAKTILVETKEELEKAINDKTAMLWFLNKEAASGKIDHTTFLQVGRQHNIPVMIDIAADVPPVENLWKYNDMGFDLVCISGGKAMCGPQSTGILMGKKELVAAARLNGPPGGGNIGRGMKVNKEEIIAMYVALDNYVKRDHAKEWKMWEDQLAVIDNAVKNISGVTTGIVVPPVANHVPSLEISWNDNKIKLTKEEMGLKLRNGKPSIETVSWEKDNTIRVTVFMLKPGQDKIVANRIREELILASV from the coding sequence ATGAAAAGGAGAACGCTGCTAAAAAATATGTCGTTGTTGCCGCTGGCCGGTGGTGTTGCAGGCACATTACTCTCAACAGAAACAAAAGCGGCACCCGCACCAAAACGTGATGTATTGGCAGAACTAGGTTTGCGTACATTTATCAATGCCGCCGGCACTTATACCGCCATGACGGCATCGCTCATGCCCGCGGAGGTAATGGAAGCTTTTCAGCAAAGCGCTTCCGAGTTTGTTATGCTGGATGAAGTGCAGGATAAAGTTGGTGCAAAGATCGCCGCAATCTGCCATGCAGAAGCCGCAATGGTTACAGCCGGCTGCTGGTCTGCCATAGTATTGGGTACAGCAGGCGTTTTAACCGGTGCAGATGCAAAGAAGATCGCCACCCTGCCATACCCGGAAGCCAATGGTCTAAAAAGCGAAGTCATCATCCAGAAAAGCCACAGTGTCGGTTACGATCATGCCGTTACCAATACCGGCGCTAAAACGATACTCGTGGAAACAAAAGAAGAACTGGAAAAAGCCATTAATGATAAAACTGCCATGCTGTGGTTTTTAAACAAAGAGGCAGCATCGGGTAAAATCGATCATACTACTTTTTTGCAGGTTGGCAGGCAGCACAACATTCCTGTAATGATCGATATAGCTGCTGATGTGCCACCCGTTGAAAACCTCTGGAAGTATAACGATATGGGATTTGATCTTGTATGCATCTCCGGTGGCAAAGCCATGTGTGGTCCGCAAAGCACCGGTATATTGATGGGCAAAAAAGAACTGGTAGCTGCAGCAAGGTTAAACGGTCCGCCGGGTGGCGGCAATATTGGCCGCGGCATGAAAGTGAATAAAGAAGAGATTATTGCCATGTATGTGGCCTTAGACAACTATGTAAAAAGAGACCATGCGAAAGAATGGAAAATGTGGGAAGACCAGCTCGCAGTTATTGACAATGCTGTTAAAAATATTAGTGGCGTAACTACCGGCATCGTAGTACCGCCTGTTGCCAATCACGTGCCTTCTCTTGAAATATCGTGGAACGATAACAAAATCAAACTGACCAAAGAAGAGATGGGTTTAAAACTTCGCAATGGCAAACCTTCGATCGAAACAGTTTCCTGGGAAAAAGATAATACGATTCGTGTCACCGTCTTTATGCTTAAACCCGGACAGGATAAAATTGTTGCAAACAGGATCAGGGAAGAACTGATATTAGCAAGTGTATAA
- a CDS encoding amidohydrolase/deacetylase family metallohydrolase, with product MRRLQWLMLALVALTANNVVAQTYDIVIKGGHVIDPKNKVDAVMDVAVKDGKIAQVAPSIDGKQAAQVVDAKGLYVTPGLIDMHAHVFFGTEPDHYLSNGLVAVVPDGFTFRVGVTTVVDAGGAGWKSFPTFKKNIIDNSQTRVLALLNIVGEGMRGGAYEQTIEDMDPKASALVAKQNKQDVVGFKVAHFNGPEWTPVDRAVEAGKLADMPVMIDFGGNTPPLSIEELYMKHLRPGDIYTHTYTLLDGDVREPVVDTATNKVKPFIWDAQKKGIVFDVGYGGASFNFSQAIPALKQGFFPNTISTDLHTGSMNASMKNQLDVMSKFLLMGMPLIDVIKASTWEPAKVIKREELGNLSVGGIADIAILNLRQGDFGFFDKTGYKVKGKQKFECEMTIRAGKIVYDLNGIADPVYPKPKK from the coding sequence ATGAGAAGACTACAATGGTTGATGCTGGCATTGGTGGCTTTAACAGCAAACAATGTTGTTGCACAAACCTATGACATCGTTATTAAAGGCGGCCACGTTATTGACCCCAAAAACAAAGTAGATGCAGTGATGGACGTAGCAGTGAAAGATGGCAAGATCGCACAGGTGGCACCATCAATTGATGGCAAACAGGCTGCACAGGTGGTAGACGCAAAAGGCCTGTACGTTACACCCGGTCTTATTGATATGCATGCACACGTTTTCTTTGGCACAGAACCCGATCATTATTTAAGCAACGGCCTTGTTGCCGTGGTACCCGATGGCTTTACCTTTCGGGTAGGTGTAACCACCGTGGTAGATGCAGGTGGCGCCGGCTGGAAGTCCTTCCCTACCTTCAAGAAAAACATTATCGACAATTCGCAGACAAGGGTACTTGCACTGCTAAATATTGTTGGTGAAGGCATGCGGGGTGGCGCTTATGAACAAACGATAGAAGATATGGATCCAAAAGCCAGTGCGCTGGTGGCCAAACAAAACAAACAGGATGTAGTGGGTTTCAAAGTGGCGCATTTCAACGGCCCTGAGTGGACGCCTGTTGACCGCGCTGTAGAAGCCGGCAAACTGGCAGATATGCCCGTAATGATCGATTTTGGCGGTAACACGCCTCCCCTTTCTATTGAGGAACTGTATATGAAACATTTGCGACCGGGCGATATCTATACACATACATACACGCTACTCGATGGTGATGTAAGAGAGCCGGTTGTAGACACCGCTACCAATAAAGTAAAACCCTTTATCTGGGATGCACAGAAAAAAGGCATCGTCTTCGATGTGGGCTATGGTGGTGCCAGCTTCAATTTTTCACAGGCCATACCGGCACTAAAACAAGGCTTTTTCCCCAATACCATCAGTACCGATCTGCATACCGGCAGTATGAATGCCTCTATGAAAAACCAGTTGGATGTAATGTCTAAGTTTCTACTGATGGGTATGCCATTGATTGATGTTATCAAAGCAAGTACGTGGGAGCCTGCAAAGGTGATCAAACGCGAAGAACTGGGTAACCTTTCTGTAGGCGGTATTGCAGATATTGCCATACTTAACCTGCGCCAGGGCGACTTTGGCTTTTTCGACAAAACAGGCTACAAGGTAAAAGGCAAACAAAAATTTGAATGCGAGATGACCATCAGGGCTGGTAAAATTGTATACGACCTTAATGGCATTGCGGACCCTGTTTATCCAAAACCTAAAAAATAA